In Mytilus trossulus isolate FHL-02 chromosome 6, PNRI_Mtr1.1.1.hap1, whole genome shotgun sequence, a single window of DNA contains:
- the LOC134722818 gene encoding uncharacterized protein LOC134722818, which translates to MTATPTQPTLTLRPNNPFVGDTITVTCNSTVQRWPGDISARLSYQFHTENDRGEFNNNRYVMNNLTKLDNGTTISCQATDDLGKVSNMSNTVLLDPFYGPENVAVEPSITNINITEGTTLGPLYCIATCNPECNYIWKQNMTDSSKVTEFWLRSNNESYGLINPPTFNFNEEVKVEMKLRVESNPDPQIMFNSTLLKIQPIHKGKQYIDYISNIPSLKCEESGNFSIQASNGIPYADTRTVNLNIYCKPRNATAKSGTIRTKIGTKENIVLNVTAFTAPNVTWLRETNFEWNVLNERYDYKHKLNSTIHIKTKDDFGSYGIKICNKLGCIVENITLKPQDKPEAPKNFSVKKATFQSVNISWIAGFDGGHKQTFWVKYKAKDDTKWDKKDVPSSNIKSGRTVYFTLDQLKPDTKYQVTVVSKNIKGQRNTSLDFKTEVQPTVKSPSKSASMTPIFIGIGCGFAVILMIITSVYVFFKRRHKASTSELAESNVLYAVVDKVQQKFKRRNMENEDSNMSNEPANAEYASVVKPKSKSKKVHYKEDEIETANDEYAVVDKSKRKINFTDDDTTYANQGDADLLIRQPSKKKPSGRSKNQDGLTYIEVSFTRKPKDRRRIIGAENRTNYVDIDFTRTADPLPETADE; encoded by the exons ATGACAG CTACACCAACACAACCAACATTAACCCTTCGACCTAATAATCCATTTGTCGGTGATACCATCACCGTTACATGCAATTCAACGGTTCAACGATGGCCTGGAGATATATCTGCACGTCTGTCATATCAATTTCATACTGAGAATGATAGAGGGGAGTTCAACAATAATAGATATGTAATGAACAATCTTACGAAGTTAGATAATGGAACGACCATATCATGTCAGGCAACTGATGACCTTGGAAAAGTGTCAAACATGAGTAATACTGTTTTATTAGACCCGTTTT ATGGTCCTGAAAATGTTGCAGTAGAACCTTCaatcacaaatataaatattacagaAGGAACTACATTAGGTCCTTTATATTGTATTGCAACCTGTAATCCTGAATGTAATTACATTTGGAAACAAAACATGACAG ATTCTTCCAAAGTAACAGAATTCTGGCTTCGGTCTAACAATGAGAGTTATGGATTGATAAATCCTCCAACTTTTAACTTCAATGAAGAAGTAAAAGTTGAAATGAAACTGCGTGTGGAAAGTAATCCTGATCCGcaaataatgttcaattctACCTTGTTGAAAATCCAAccaattcataagggcaaacaGTATATTGATTACATATCAAACATACCTTCCCTTAAATGTGAAGAATCTGGAAACTTCTCGATTCAGGCTAGTAATGGGATACCATATGCAGATACCAGAACTGTCAACTTAAACATATACT GTAAACCTAGGAATGCAACAGCTAAATCCGGAACAATAAGAACAAAAATTGgtacaaaagaaaatatagttCTGAACGTTACAGCATTCACGGCACCAAATGTAACATGGTTACGTGAGACTAATTTCGAATGGAATGTTCTGAACGAACGATATGATTACAAACATAAGCTTAATTccacaatacatataaaaacgAAAGATGATTTTGGTTCATATGGAatcaaaatatgtaacaaattaGGATGCATTGTGGAAAATATAACTTTGAAACCGCAAg ATAAACCAGAAGCACCGAaaaatttctctgtcaaaaaaGCAACATTTCAATCAGTAAATATATCCTGGATTGCTGGATTTGATGGCGGACACAAACAAACCTTTTGGGTCAAGTATAAAGCAAAAGATGATACCAAATGGGACAAAAAGGATGTACCATCTAGTAACATTAAATCGGGGAGAACGGTATACTTCACATTAGATCAGCTTAAACCAGATACTAAATATCAAGTAACTGTTGTGTCAAAGAACATAAAAGGACAAAGAAATACATCACTCGATTTTAAAACAGAAG TTCAACCTACCGTTAAATCACCATCGAAATCAGCATCCATGACCCCGATATTTATTGGTATTGGCTGTGGTTTTGCAGTTATTCTTATGATAATTACTTCTGTATATGTGTTCTTCAAAAGAAGACATAAAGCCAGCACAAGTG aactaGCAGAAAGCAATGTGTTGTATGCAGTCGTTGATAAGGTACAACAGAAATTTAAACGGAGAAATATGG AAAACGAAGattctaacatgtctaatgaACCTGCCAATGCAGAATATGCTTCTGTTGTTAAACCCAAATCCAAATCTAAAAAGGTACATTACAAAG aagACGAAATTGAAACAGCAAATGATGAATATGCAGTTGTAGACAAATCAAAACGAA AGATAAATTTCACAGACGATGATACTACTTATGCAAATCAAGGCGATGCAGATTTGCTTATACGTCAACCATCGAAAAAAAAGCCATCTGGACGG agtaAAAATCAGGATGGTTTGACATACATAGAAGTATCCTTCACAAGGAAGCCAAAAGATCGACGTCGTATCATTGGAGCCGAAAACAGGACAAACTATGTTGATATAGATTTCACAAGGACTGCTGATCCATTACCAGAAACTGCAGATGAATAA